A stretch of the Leopardus geoffroyi isolate Oge1 chromosome B2, O.geoffroyi_Oge1_pat1.0, whole genome shotgun sequence genome encodes the following:
- the ZBTB22 gene encoding zinc finger and BTB domain-containing protein 22: protein MEPSPLSPSGAALPLPLSLAPPPLPLPAAAVVHVSFPEVTSALLESLNQQRLQGQLCDVSIRVQGREFRAHRAVLAASSPYFHDQVLLKGMTSISLPSVMDPGAFETVLASAYTGRLSMAAADIVNFLTVGSVLQMWHIVDKCTELLREGRASATTTTITTAAATSATVPGAGVPSGSGATVAPATMGSVRSHASSRASENQSPSSSNYFSPRESTDFSSSSQEAFAASAVGSGERRGGGPVFPAPVVGSGGATSGKLLLEADELCDDGDGRGAVVPGGGLRRPTYAPPSIMPQKHWVYVKRGGNSPAPAPLVPQDPDLEEDEEEEDLVLTCEDDEDEELGGGSRVPEAGGPEATLSISDVRTLTEPPDKGEEQVNFCESSNDFGSYEGGGPGAGLDDSGGPTPSSYAPSHPPRPLLPLDMQGNQILVFPSSSSSSSSSSSSQAPGQPPGNQAEHGAVTLGGTSAGSLGMPGGAGGTPGGAGSGDGNKIFLCHCGKAFSHKSMRDRHVNMHLNLRPFDCPVCNKKFKMKHHLTEHMKTHTGLKPYECGVCAKKFMWRDSFMRHRGHCERRHRLGGGGPGPGGPAGPALPPKRESPGVGGGSGDEASGATPQSSRRVWSPPSVHKVEMGFGGGGGTN, encoded by the coding sequence ATGGAgccatctcctctctctcccagtgGGGCAGCACTCCCCCTGCCTCTGTCactggccccacccccactgcccctgccTGCAGCTGCAGTGGTCCACGTGTCCTTCCCTGAGGTGACCAGTGCCCTTCTGGAGTCCCTCAATCAGCAGCGGCTACAGGGCCAGCTCTGCGATGTGTCCATCCGAGTGCAGGGCCGGGAGTTCAGGGCTCATCGTGCTGTCctggctgcctcctccccttACTTCCACGACCAGGTTTTACTCAAGGGCATGacctccatctctctgcccagcGTCATGGACCCGGGCGCCTTCGAGACTGTCTTGGCTTCTGCTTACACTGGTCGCCTTAGCATGGCTGCTGCTGACATTGTCAACTTCCTGACAGTGGGGTCGGTGCTCCAAATGTGGCACATCGTGGATAAGTGCACTGAACTCCTCCGCGAAGGCCGGGCctcagccaccaccaccaccatcaccactgcTGCTGCCACTTCTGCCACTGTCCCTGGTGCTGGGGTCCCATCGGGGAGTGGGGCCACTGTGGCCCCTGCCACCATGGGCTCTGTGCGCTCCCATGCCTCCAGCCGAGCCAGTGAGAATCAGTCCCCCAGCAGCAGCAACTACTTCAGCCCCCGAGAGTCCACTGATTTCTCATCTTCTTCCCAAGAGGCATTTGCAGCTTCTGCAGTGGGCAGTGGGGAACGTCGAGGAGGTGGCCCTGTATTCCCAGCCCCTGTGGTTGGCAGTGGCGGGGCTACCTCTGGGAAGCTGCTGCTGGAGGCAGATGAGCTCTGCGATGATGGGGATGGGAGAGGTGCTGTGGTCCCTGGGGGTGGGCTCCGGCGGCCCACCTATGCACCCCCCAGCATCATGCCACAGAAACACTGGGTATATGTGAAGCGGGGTGGAAACAGCCCAGCACCGGCACCCCTCGTTCCCCAAGACCCAGATCTggaagaggatgaggaggaggaagacctGGTGTTGACCTGTGAGGATGATGAAGATGAAGAGCTCGGGGGTGGCTCCAGGGTTCCCGAGGCTGGAGGACCAGAGGCTACCCTTAGCATAAGTGATGTCCGGACCCTGACTGAGCCTCCGgacaagggagaggagcaggtcAATTTCTGTGAGTCCTCCAATGACTTTGGCTCCTATGAGGGTGGGGGTCCTGGGGCGGGGCTTGATGATTCCGGGGGGCCAACCCCTTCCTCCtatgccccctcccaccctccgaGGCCCCTGCTTCCCTTGGACATGCAGGGCAACCAGATCCTGGTCTTCCCATcatcttcatcctcctcctcctcctcctcctcctcacaggCCCCAGGCCAGCCACCAGGGAACCAAGCTGAACACGGGGCGGTGACCCTGGGGGGCACCTCAGCCGGGAGCCTGGGCATGCCGGGTGGTGCTGGGGGGACCCCTGGAGGGGCAGGCAGTGGGGATGGGAATAAGATCTTTTTGTGCCACTGTGGGAAGGCCTTCTCCCACAAGAGCATGCGAGATCGGCACGTGAACATGCACCTCAACCTGCGGCCCTTTGACTGCCCTGTGTGCAACAAAAAGTTTAAGATGAAGCACCACCTGACCGAGCACATGAAGACACACACAGGTCTCAAACCCTACGAGTGTGGCGTCTGCGCCAAGAAGTTCATGTGGCGAGACAGCTTCATGCGCCACCGGGGACACTGTGAGCGCCGGCACCGCCTGGGCGGGGGCGGACCTGGACCCGGAGGGCCCGCTGGGCCAGCCCTGCCGCCCAAGAGAGAGTCTCCTGGAGTGGGTGGGGGCAGCGGCGACGAGGCGAGTGGGGCCACGCCCCAGTCCAGCCGAAGGGTCTGGTCCCCACCCAGTGTCCACAAGGTGGAGATGGGCtttggtggaggaggaggaacaaaCTGA